A stretch of Prunus dulcis chromosome 6, ALMONDv2, whole genome shotgun sequence DNA encodes these proteins:
- the LOC117633014 gene encoding phosphoribosylaminoimidazole carboxylase, chloroplastic isoform X1, producing MLQQSSCCCDSFGFRPCSVASKTKNAFSCYMDLKDKNKLLPFVSSRSLKQPQLNRNPVLACRASRGSHVIPVGKDDLPIHGVAEVIVGVLGGGQLGRMLCQAASQMAIKVMVLDPHENCPASKLAYHHMVGSFDDSATVQEFAKRCGVLTVEIEHVDVETLEKLELQGVDCQPKPSTIRIIQDKYLQKVHFSQHDIPLPEFMQIDDLEGAKRAGDLFGYPLMIKSKRLAYDGRGNAVAKSEDELSSAVTALGGFDRGLYVEKWAPFVKELAVIVARGRDNSILCYPAVETIHKENICHIVKASANMSWKIRELATDIASRAVSSLEGAGVFAVELFLTKDDQILLNEVAPRPHNSGHHTIESCYTSQYEQHLRAVVGLPLGDPSMKTPAAIMYNLLGEDEGEPGFHLAHQLIARALCIPGATVHWYDKPEMRKQRKMGHITIVGPSMGNVEKLLDSMLNEESSESQSAVAPRVGIVMGSDSDLPVMKDAAKVLNMFGVPNEVRIVSAHRTPELMYSYALSAWERGIQVIIAGAGGAAHLPGMVAALTPLPVIGVPVRASTLDGVDSLLSIVQMPRGVPVATVAVNNATNAGLLAVRMLGVCDADLLSRMSQYQEDTRNEVLTKAEKLQKDGWESYLNP from the exons ATGCTTCAGCAGAGCTCCTGCTGCTGTGACTCTTTTGGGTTTAGGCCGTGTTCGGTTgcatcaaaaacaaaaaacgcATTCTCTTGCTACATGGACCTCAAAGACAAGAACAAGCTTCtaccttttgtttcttctcgCTCGCTAAAGCAGCCTCAGCTGAACCGCAATCCAGTATTGGCTTGCCGAGCATCACGTGGCTCTCACGTGATTCCTGTCGG GAAAGATGATTTACCTATTCATGGAGTGGCTGAAGTGATTGTTGGTGTTCTTGGAGGAGGTCAGCTGGGTCGTATGCTATGTCAAGCAGCTTCACAAATGGCCATTAAAGTGATGGTATTGGACCCACATGAGAACTGCCCAGCTAGTAAACTTGCCTATCATCATATGGTTGGAAGCTTTGATGATAGCGCTACAGTCCAAGAATTTGCAAAGAG ATGTGGAGTGTTGACTGTGGAAATTGAGCATGTGGATGTGGAGACATTAGAGAAACTTGAGCTACAAGGAGTGGATTGCCAACCCAAACCCTCTACAATCAGAATAATTCAG GATAAGTATCTCCAAAAGGTCCATTTTTCGCAGCATGATATTCCACTTCCTGAATTTATGCAG ATAGATGATCTTGAAGGTGCCAAGAGAGCAGGGGACCTCTTTGGCTATCCTCTTATGATAAAAAGTAAAAGGTTAGCTTATGATGGACGTGGAAATGCTGTCGCTAAGAGTGAGGATGAGCTTTCTTCTGCTGTAACTG CTCTTGGAGGGTTTGATCGTGGTTTATATGTTGAGAAATGGGCCCCTTTTGTAAAG GAGCTGGCTGTCATCGTTGCAAGAGGAAGAGACAATTCTATCCTTTGCTACCCCGCTGTTGAAACTATACACAA GGAAAACATTTGTCACATTGTAAAGGCATCTGCTAACATGTCATGGAAGATCAGAGAGCTGGCCACTGATATTGCCTCCAGAGCTGTTAGTTCATTAGAAGGTGCTGGTGTGTTTGCAGTTGAGTTGTTCTTGACAAAGGATGATCAG ATTTTGCTCAATGAAGTAGCTCCTAGACCTCACAATAGCGGTCATCACACAATAGAGTCTTGCTACACCTCACAGTATGAACAGCATTTGCGGGCTGTTGTTGGGCTTCCACTTGGTGATCCATCAATGAAAACTCCGGCTGCAATTATGTACAATTTACTTGGTGAAGATGAG GGGGAACCTGGTTTCCATCTAGCTCATCAACTGATTGCAAGAGCATTGTGTATTCCAGGGGCTACTGTTCATTGGTATGATAAGCCAG AAATGCGAAAGCAACGGAAGATGGGTCATATCACCATTGTTGGACCTTCCATGGGCAATGTCGAAAAGCTCCTGGATTCAATGTTAAATGAAGAGAGCTCTGAAAGTCAATCTGCAG TTGCACCACGTGTTGGTATTGTAATGGGCTCTGATTCGGATCTTCCTGTTATGAAAGATGCTGCAAAGGTTTTGAATATGTTTGGAGTGCCTAATGAG GTGAGAATAGTTTCAGCACATCGTACTCCTGAATTGATGTATTCTTATGCCTTGTCTGCTTGGGAGAGAGGCATTCAGGTCATCATTGCTGGTGCTGGTGGTGCAGCTCACTTGCCAG GCATGGTAGCTGCCCTCACTCCTTTGCCCGTTATTGGTGTCCCTGTGCGTGCTTCTACATTGGATGGAGTTGATTCGCTTTTATCCATTGTGCAG ATGCCAAGAGGGGTCCCAGTGGCAACGGTTGCTGTAAACAACGCCACTAATGCTGGTTTGCTGGCAGTAAGGATGTTGGGTGTTTGCGATGCTGATCTACTGTCAAG AATGAGCCAGTATCAAGAAGATACAAGGAATGAAGTCTTGACAAAGGCAGAGAAACTACAGAAGGATGGTTGGGAATCTTATTTGAATCCGTGA
- the LOC117633014 gene encoding phosphoribosylaminoimidazole carboxylase, chloroplastic isoform X2, with amino-acid sequence MLQQSSCCCDSFGFRPCSVASKTKNAFSCYMDLKDKNKLLPFVSSRSLKQPQLNRNPVLACRASRGSHVIPVGKDDLPIHGVAEVIVGVLGGGQLGRMLCQAASQMAIKVMVLDPHENCPASKLAYHHMVGSFDDSATVQEFAKRCGVLTVEIEHVDVETLEKLELQGVDCQPKPSTIRIIQDKYLQKVHFSQHDIPLPEFMQIDDLEGAKRAGDLFGYPLMIKSKRLAYDGRGNAVAKSEDELSSAVTALGGFDRGLYVEKWAPFVKELAVIVARGRDNSILCYPAVETIHKENICHIVKASANMSWKIRELATDIASRAVSSLEGAGVFAVELFLTKDDQILLNEVAPRPHNSGHHTIESCYTSQYEQHLRAVVGLPLGDPSMKTPAAIMYNLLGEDEGEPGFHLAHQLIARALCIPGATVHWYDKPEMRKQRKMGHITIVGPSMGNVEKLLDSMLNEESSESQSAAPRVGIVMGSDSDLPVMKDAAKVLNMFGVPNEVRIVSAHRTPELMYSYALSAWERGIQVIIAGAGGAAHLPGMVAALTPLPVIGVPVRASTLDGVDSLLSIVQMPRGVPVATVAVNNATNAGLLAVRMLGVCDADLLSRMSQYQEDTRNEVLTKAEKLQKDGWESYLNP; translated from the exons ATGCTTCAGCAGAGCTCCTGCTGCTGTGACTCTTTTGGGTTTAGGCCGTGTTCGGTTgcatcaaaaacaaaaaacgcATTCTCTTGCTACATGGACCTCAAAGACAAGAACAAGCTTCtaccttttgtttcttctcgCTCGCTAAAGCAGCCTCAGCTGAACCGCAATCCAGTATTGGCTTGCCGAGCATCACGTGGCTCTCACGTGATTCCTGTCGG GAAAGATGATTTACCTATTCATGGAGTGGCTGAAGTGATTGTTGGTGTTCTTGGAGGAGGTCAGCTGGGTCGTATGCTATGTCAAGCAGCTTCACAAATGGCCATTAAAGTGATGGTATTGGACCCACATGAGAACTGCCCAGCTAGTAAACTTGCCTATCATCATATGGTTGGAAGCTTTGATGATAGCGCTACAGTCCAAGAATTTGCAAAGAG ATGTGGAGTGTTGACTGTGGAAATTGAGCATGTGGATGTGGAGACATTAGAGAAACTTGAGCTACAAGGAGTGGATTGCCAACCCAAACCCTCTACAATCAGAATAATTCAG GATAAGTATCTCCAAAAGGTCCATTTTTCGCAGCATGATATTCCACTTCCTGAATTTATGCAG ATAGATGATCTTGAAGGTGCCAAGAGAGCAGGGGACCTCTTTGGCTATCCTCTTATGATAAAAAGTAAAAGGTTAGCTTATGATGGACGTGGAAATGCTGTCGCTAAGAGTGAGGATGAGCTTTCTTCTGCTGTAACTG CTCTTGGAGGGTTTGATCGTGGTTTATATGTTGAGAAATGGGCCCCTTTTGTAAAG GAGCTGGCTGTCATCGTTGCAAGAGGAAGAGACAATTCTATCCTTTGCTACCCCGCTGTTGAAACTATACACAA GGAAAACATTTGTCACATTGTAAAGGCATCTGCTAACATGTCATGGAAGATCAGAGAGCTGGCCACTGATATTGCCTCCAGAGCTGTTAGTTCATTAGAAGGTGCTGGTGTGTTTGCAGTTGAGTTGTTCTTGACAAAGGATGATCAG ATTTTGCTCAATGAAGTAGCTCCTAGACCTCACAATAGCGGTCATCACACAATAGAGTCTTGCTACACCTCACAGTATGAACAGCATTTGCGGGCTGTTGTTGGGCTTCCACTTGGTGATCCATCAATGAAAACTCCGGCTGCAATTATGTACAATTTACTTGGTGAAGATGAG GGGGAACCTGGTTTCCATCTAGCTCATCAACTGATTGCAAGAGCATTGTGTATTCCAGGGGCTACTGTTCATTGGTATGATAAGCCAG AAATGCGAAAGCAACGGAAGATGGGTCATATCACCATTGTTGGACCTTCCATGGGCAATGTCGAAAAGCTCCTGGATTCAATGTTAAATGAAGAGAGCTCTGAAAGTCAATCTGCAG CACCACGTGTTGGTATTGTAATGGGCTCTGATTCGGATCTTCCTGTTATGAAAGATGCTGCAAAGGTTTTGAATATGTTTGGAGTGCCTAATGAG GTGAGAATAGTTTCAGCACATCGTACTCCTGAATTGATGTATTCTTATGCCTTGTCTGCTTGGGAGAGAGGCATTCAGGTCATCATTGCTGGTGCTGGTGGTGCAGCTCACTTGCCAG GCATGGTAGCTGCCCTCACTCCTTTGCCCGTTATTGGTGTCCCTGTGCGTGCTTCTACATTGGATGGAGTTGATTCGCTTTTATCCATTGTGCAG ATGCCAAGAGGGGTCCCAGTGGCAACGGTTGCTGTAAACAACGCCACTAATGCTGGTTTGCTGGCAGTAAGGATGTTGGGTGTTTGCGATGCTGATCTACTGTCAAG AATGAGCCAGTATCAAGAAGATACAAGGAATGAAGTCTTGACAAAGGCAGAGAAACTACAGAAGGATGGTTGGGAATCTTATTTGAATCCGTGA
- the LOC117633014 gene encoding phosphoribosylaminoimidazole carboxylase, chloroplastic isoform X3, whose product MRTAQLVNLPIIIWLEALMIALQSKNLQRVRCGVLTVEIEHVDVETLEKLELQGVDCQPKPSTIRIIQDKYLQKVHFSQHDIPLPEFMQIDDLEGAKRAGDLFGYPLMIKSKRLAYDGRGNAVAKSEDELSSAVTALGGFDRGLYVEKWAPFVKELAVIVARGRDNSILCYPAVETIHKENICHIVKASANMSWKIRELATDIASRAVSSLEGAGVFAVELFLTKDDQILLNEVAPRPHNSGHHTIESCYTSQYEQHLRAVVGLPLGDPSMKTPAAIMYNLLGEDEGEPGFHLAHQLIARALCIPGATVHWYDKPEMRKQRKMGHITIVGPSMGNVEKLLDSMLNEESSESQSAVAPRVGIVMGSDSDLPVMKDAAKVLNMFGVPNEVRIVSAHRTPELMYSYALSAWERGIQVIIAGAGGAAHLPGMVAALTPLPVIGVPVRASTLDGVDSLLSIVQMPRGVPVATVAVNNATNAGLLAVRMLGVCDADLLSRMSQYQEDTRNEVLTKAEKLQKDGWESYLNP is encoded by the exons ATGAGAACTGCCCAGCTAGTAAACTTGCCTATCATCATATGGTTGGAAGCTTTGATGATAGCGCTACAGTCCAAGAATTTGCAAAGAG TTAGATGTGGAGTGTTGACTGTGGAAATTGAGCATGTGGATGTGGAGACATTAGAGAAACTTGAGCTACAAGGAGTGGATTGCCAACCCAAACCCTCTACAATCAGAATAATTCAG GATAAGTATCTCCAAAAGGTCCATTTTTCGCAGCATGATATTCCACTTCCTGAATTTATGCAG ATAGATGATCTTGAAGGTGCCAAGAGAGCAGGGGACCTCTTTGGCTATCCTCTTATGATAAAAAGTAAAAGGTTAGCTTATGATGGACGTGGAAATGCTGTCGCTAAGAGTGAGGATGAGCTTTCTTCTGCTGTAACTG CTCTTGGAGGGTTTGATCGTGGTTTATATGTTGAGAAATGGGCCCCTTTTGTAAAG GAGCTGGCTGTCATCGTTGCAAGAGGAAGAGACAATTCTATCCTTTGCTACCCCGCTGTTGAAACTATACACAA GGAAAACATTTGTCACATTGTAAAGGCATCTGCTAACATGTCATGGAAGATCAGAGAGCTGGCCACTGATATTGCCTCCAGAGCTGTTAGTTCATTAGAAGGTGCTGGTGTGTTTGCAGTTGAGTTGTTCTTGACAAAGGATGATCAG ATTTTGCTCAATGAAGTAGCTCCTAGACCTCACAATAGCGGTCATCACACAATAGAGTCTTGCTACACCTCACAGTATGAACAGCATTTGCGGGCTGTTGTTGGGCTTCCACTTGGTGATCCATCAATGAAAACTCCGGCTGCAATTATGTACAATTTACTTGGTGAAGATGAG GGGGAACCTGGTTTCCATCTAGCTCATCAACTGATTGCAAGAGCATTGTGTATTCCAGGGGCTACTGTTCATTGGTATGATAAGCCAG AAATGCGAAAGCAACGGAAGATGGGTCATATCACCATTGTTGGACCTTCCATGGGCAATGTCGAAAAGCTCCTGGATTCAATGTTAAATGAAGAGAGCTCTGAAAGTCAATCTGCAG TTGCACCACGTGTTGGTATTGTAATGGGCTCTGATTCGGATCTTCCTGTTATGAAAGATGCTGCAAAGGTTTTGAATATGTTTGGAGTGCCTAATGAG GTGAGAATAGTTTCAGCACATCGTACTCCTGAATTGATGTATTCTTATGCCTTGTCTGCTTGGGAGAGAGGCATTCAGGTCATCATTGCTGGTGCTGGTGGTGCAGCTCACTTGCCAG GCATGGTAGCTGCCCTCACTCCTTTGCCCGTTATTGGTGTCCCTGTGCGTGCTTCTACATTGGATGGAGTTGATTCGCTTTTATCCATTGTGCAG ATGCCAAGAGGGGTCCCAGTGGCAACGGTTGCTGTAAACAACGCCACTAATGCTGGTTTGCTGGCAGTAAGGATGTTGGGTGTTTGCGATGCTGATCTACTGTCAAG AATGAGCCAGTATCAAGAAGATACAAGGAATGAAGTCTTGACAAAGGCAGAGAAACTACAGAAGGATGGTTGGGAATCTTATTTGAATCCGTGA
- the LOC117633014 gene encoding phosphoribosylaminoimidazole carboxylase, chloroplastic isoform X4: MIKSKRLAYDGRGNAVAKSEDELSSAVTALGGFDRGLYVEKWAPFVKELAVIVARGRDNSILCYPAVETIHKENICHIVKASANMSWKIRELATDIASRAVSSLEGAGVFAVELFLTKDDQILLNEVAPRPHNSGHHTIESCYTSQYEQHLRAVVGLPLGDPSMKTPAAIMYNLLGEDEGEPGFHLAHQLIARALCIPGATVHWYDKPEMRKQRKMGHITIVGPSMGNVEKLLDSMLNEESSESQSAVAPRVGIVMGSDSDLPVMKDAAKVLNMFGVPNEVRIVSAHRTPELMYSYALSAWERGIQVIIAGAGGAAHLPGMVAALTPLPVIGVPVRASTLDGVDSLLSIVQMPRGVPVATVAVNNATNAGLLAVRMLGVCDADLLSRMSQYQEDTRNEVLTKAEKLQKDGWESYLNP; this comes from the exons ATGATAAAAAGTAAAAGGTTAGCTTATGATGGACGTGGAAATGCTGTCGCTAAGAGTGAGGATGAGCTTTCTTCTGCTGTAACTG CTCTTGGAGGGTTTGATCGTGGTTTATATGTTGAGAAATGGGCCCCTTTTGTAAAG GAGCTGGCTGTCATCGTTGCAAGAGGAAGAGACAATTCTATCCTTTGCTACCCCGCTGTTGAAACTATACACAA GGAAAACATTTGTCACATTGTAAAGGCATCTGCTAACATGTCATGGAAGATCAGAGAGCTGGCCACTGATATTGCCTCCAGAGCTGTTAGTTCATTAGAAGGTGCTGGTGTGTTTGCAGTTGAGTTGTTCTTGACAAAGGATGATCAG ATTTTGCTCAATGAAGTAGCTCCTAGACCTCACAATAGCGGTCATCACACAATAGAGTCTTGCTACACCTCACAGTATGAACAGCATTTGCGGGCTGTTGTTGGGCTTCCACTTGGTGATCCATCAATGAAAACTCCGGCTGCAATTATGTACAATTTACTTGGTGAAGATGAG GGGGAACCTGGTTTCCATCTAGCTCATCAACTGATTGCAAGAGCATTGTGTATTCCAGGGGCTACTGTTCATTGGTATGATAAGCCAG AAATGCGAAAGCAACGGAAGATGGGTCATATCACCATTGTTGGACCTTCCATGGGCAATGTCGAAAAGCTCCTGGATTCAATGTTAAATGAAGAGAGCTCTGAAAGTCAATCTGCAG TTGCACCACGTGTTGGTATTGTAATGGGCTCTGATTCGGATCTTCCTGTTATGAAAGATGCTGCAAAGGTTTTGAATATGTTTGGAGTGCCTAATGAG GTGAGAATAGTTTCAGCACATCGTACTCCTGAATTGATGTATTCTTATGCCTTGTCTGCTTGGGAGAGAGGCATTCAGGTCATCATTGCTGGTGCTGGTGGTGCAGCTCACTTGCCAG GCATGGTAGCTGCCCTCACTCCTTTGCCCGTTATTGGTGTCCCTGTGCGTGCTTCTACATTGGATGGAGTTGATTCGCTTTTATCCATTGTGCAG ATGCCAAGAGGGGTCCCAGTGGCAACGGTTGCTGTAAACAACGCCACTAATGCTGGTTTGCTGGCAGTAAGGATGTTGGGTGTTTGCGATGCTGATCTACTGTCAAG AATGAGCCAGTATCAAGAAGATACAAGGAATGAAGTCTTGACAAAGGCAGAGAAACTACAGAAGGATGGTTGGGAATCTTATTTGAATCCGTGA
- the LOC117631412 gene encoding GRF1-interacting factor 1, giving the protein MQQHLMQMQPMMAAYYPNNVTTDHIQQYLDENKSLILKIVESQNTGKLSECAENQAKLQRNLMYLAAIADSQPQPPTMHPQYPSTGIMQPGAHYMQQQAAQQMTPQSLMAARSSMLYSQQPFSALQQQALHSQLAMSAGGSTGLHMLQSEANNAGGSGQFGAGGFADYGRSSPGEGLHRRMASGSKQDMGGVGSSGGHGGDGGETLYLKSADDGN; this is encoded by the exons atgcAGCAGCACCTGATGCAGATGCAGCCCATGATGGCAGCCTATTATCCCAACAACGTCACTACAGATCACATTCAACAg TACTTGGACGAGAACAAGTCATTGATTCTGAAGATCGTTGAGAGCCAGAATACAGGGAAATTGAGTGAATGCGCAGA gAACCAAGCAAAGCTACAGAGAAATCTGATGTACCTGGCTGCCATTGCTGATTCTCAACCCCAACCTCCTACCATGCATCCTCAG TACCCTTCCACTGGCATTATGCAACCAGGAGCACATTACATGCAGCAACAAGCAGCTCAACAGATGACACCACAATCGCTCATGGCTGCACGCTCTTCTATGTTGTACTCCCAGCAGCCATTTTCAGCTCTGCAACAACAAGCCTTGCACAGCCAACTTGCCATGAGTGCTGGAGGAAGCACAGGACTTCACATGCTCCAGAGTGAGGCAAATAATGCTGGAGGCAGTGGTCAATTTGGGGCTGGAGGGTTTGCTGATTATGGACGCAGCTCCCCTGGAGAAGGCCTGCATAGGAGGATGGCCAGTGGGAGTAAGCAAGATATGGGGGGTGTTGGGAGCTCTGGAGGCCATGGCGGAGATGGCGGCGAGACTCTTTACCTGAAATCTGCTGATGATGGGAATTAA